One stretch of Streptomyces sp. MMBL 11-1 DNA includes these proteins:
- a CDS encoding phage portal protein, producing MALPDQGAAWPPPAWAPLYDAMRIDDAWYSGDRQRLARVYTNHKRPTERRRLWGRKSFEHRLDRRDNRLHVPLPGDIASTSADLLFADMPTIKVEDMATQDRLDLLLDEGRAQQVFLGAAEQAAALSGVFLRVTWDRELTDRPLLTVMQPDGAIPEFRFGMLRAVSFWRELDGSTEATVWRHFERHESGRIIHALYQGSGDNVGRRVPLTEHPDTADLVGSLDADGEGDSIATGIRDLTAAYVPNMLPNRLHRGSPLGRSDYAAPIYDMFDSLDEVWTSWMRDIRLARARLIIPDGYMRNDGPGRGASFDDDREVWHSLKMPPNEGVGITLAQFDIRVEEHRSSAEAIMRQAAQAAGYSPQSFGLDGEGQPVTATEVDSRDQRSMVTRRKKAGYWRHGVADMCHVLLQLDAALFGSRITPARPRVEFGDGVAESEQSTATTLDLLNRAGAVSTSTKVKILHPDWDDTAVRAEVDAILAETGAAAPDPVGNFPMAA from the coding sequence ATGGCACTCCCTGACCAGGGCGCAGCGTGGCCGCCCCCGGCGTGGGCCCCGCTGTACGACGCGATGCGCATCGACGACGCGTGGTACAGCGGCGACCGGCAGCGCCTCGCGCGCGTCTACACGAACCACAAGCGGCCGACCGAGCGCCGCCGGCTGTGGGGACGGAAGTCGTTCGAGCACCGCCTCGACCGGCGCGACAACCGCCTACACGTCCCCCTGCCCGGCGACATCGCGAGCACCAGCGCCGACCTGTTGTTCGCGGACATGCCGACGATCAAGGTCGAGGACATGGCGACACAGGACCGCCTCGACCTGCTGCTCGACGAGGGCCGCGCGCAACAGGTGTTCCTCGGCGCGGCCGAGCAGGCCGCCGCCTTGTCCGGGGTGTTTCTCCGGGTGACGTGGGACCGCGAGTTGACCGACCGGCCGCTGTTGACCGTCATGCAGCCCGACGGCGCGATCCCCGAGTTCCGGTTCGGCATGCTGCGCGCCGTGTCGTTCTGGCGCGAGCTGGACGGCTCGACCGAGGCGACCGTATGGCGGCATTTCGAGCGGCACGAGTCGGGCCGGATCATCCACGCCCTGTACCAGGGGAGCGGCGACAACGTGGGCCGCCGGGTGCCGCTCACCGAGCACCCCGACACGGCCGACCTGGTCGGCTCGCTCGACGCCGACGGCGAGGGCGACAGCATCGCGACCGGCATCCGTGACCTGACCGCCGCGTACGTCCCCAACATGCTGCCCAACCGGCTGCACCGCGGTTCCCCGCTCGGCCGCTCGGACTACGCCGCGCCGATCTACGACATGTTCGACAGCCTCGACGAGGTGTGGACATCGTGGATGCGCGATATCCGGCTCGCCCGCGCGCGGCTGATCATCCCCGATGGCTACATGCGCAACGACGGGCCGGGGCGCGGGGCGTCGTTCGACGACGACCGCGAGGTCTGGCACAGCTTGAAGATGCCGCCGAACGAGGGCGTGGGGATCACCCTCGCTCAGTTCGATATCCGGGTCGAGGAGCACCGCAGCAGCGCCGAGGCCATCATGAGGCAGGCCGCCCAGGCCGCCGGCTACTCGCCCCAGTCGTTCGGACTGGACGGCGAGGGACAGCCGGTCACCGCGACCGAGGTCGACAGCCGCGACCAGCGGAGCATGGTCACCCGGCGCAAGAAGGCCGGGTACTGGCGACACGGTGTCGCCGACATGTGTCACGTGCTCTTGCAGCTCGACGCGGCCCTGTTCGGGAGCCGCATCACGCCCGCGCGCCCGCGCGTGGAGTTCGGCGACGGGGTCGCCGAGAGCGAGCAGTCGACCGCGACCACGCTCGACCTGCTCAACCGCGCCGGGGCCGTGTCGACCTCGACCAAGGTCAAGATCCTGCACCCCGATTGGGACGACACGGCGGTACGGGCCGAGGTCGACGCGATCCTCGCCGAGACCGGAGCAGCCGCGCCCGACCCCGTCGGGAACTTCCCCATGGCCGCGTGA
- a CDS encoding phage minor capsid protein, translating into MVEDLAAGTRDLYADAEARLLGIIARQLADGLDAPGWVERKLAAVQAVRRASQAVVDELGKAVSLDVFDAVADAYNTGHRAAVAELGALSDDARRLVDDVTPNAQAVDRLAQETVDLLTERHRSILRTVEDGYRGVVAEVTATPLLGTGTRRQATQDAMRRFADQGVTSFRDRSGRRWQLTSYAEMAVRTSVGRAATEAHTRTLAEAGVDLVIVSNAPRECPLCRDWEGRVLTVGGPDGERTVEVEHAVEDGRMVRVNVAGSLDQARRAGLQHPNCRHSVSAYTPGLTVAERATSDPAGYEAGQRQRAIERNIRKWKNREAAAVTPEAQRAARAKTRQWQGAMRDHLAAHPDLRRLRHREQPGASNLPAPRTEATPQQVDAARVWSGDDRSVREMSDDQLAAAEGSRLLDDRARARIAAEADRRDLDDLLGRVRPGGRLADDLLAFSDTDLARAYPHLDDGDTLRVMAEMNRRDLASRLPGVRSDLVGLSDHDLAARARVAQGDDLAALAAEADRRDLLGRYFPGGNLAADLADVGDDALAWCMQYADSEELLRIAAEMDRRDAVALPPPAVTGNAVDDLLADGDALAEVMDPAPPPDTWGAHAEDGEDRFWAGIREAAEKLYGKVAEVDDERHLITRREARQLYDEYVYRQYLAAEDACNGYLLNKKAAAAGINPASLFSGPARIAYARASDELKEWWAAHGRLTQAEFVEQVTGREQRWASGARKNETDHQNKR; encoded by the coding sequence ATGGTCGAAGACCTCGCCGCCGGTACGCGCGACCTGTACGCGGACGCCGAGGCGCGGCTGTTGGGCATCATCGCCCGGCAGCTCGCCGACGGCCTCGACGCGCCGGGGTGGGTCGAGCGGAAGCTCGCCGCCGTCCAGGCCGTACGCCGCGCCTCACAGGCTGTGGTCGACGAGTTGGGCAAGGCCGTTTCCCTCGACGTGTTCGACGCCGTCGCCGACGCGTACAACACGGGGCACCGCGCCGCCGTCGCCGAGTTGGGCGCCCTGTCCGACGACGCGCGCCGCCTGGTCGACGACGTGACACCGAACGCACAGGCCGTCGACCGGCTCGCACAGGAAACGGTCGACCTGCTCACCGAGCGGCACCGCTCGATTCTGCGGACCGTCGAGGACGGGTACCGCGGCGTCGTCGCCGAGGTCACCGCTACGCCGCTACTGGGCACCGGCACCCGACGGCAGGCGACACAGGACGCCATGCGCCGGTTCGCCGACCAGGGCGTTACGTCGTTCCGCGACCGCTCCGGGCGCCGTTGGCAGCTCACCTCTTACGCGGAAATGGCCGTCCGGACATCCGTCGGCCGCGCCGCGACCGAGGCGCACACGCGCACCCTCGCCGAGGCCGGCGTCGACCTGGTCATCGTGTCCAACGCCCCGCGCGAGTGCCCGCTCTGCCGGGACTGGGAAGGCCGGGTACTGACCGTGGGCGGGCCCGACGGCGAGCGCACGGTCGAGGTCGAGCACGCCGTCGAGGACGGCCGCATGGTCCGCGTGAACGTCGCCGGATCGCTCGACCAGGCCCGCCGGGCAGGGCTGCAACACCCGAACTGTAGGCACAGCGTGTCGGCATACACCCCAGGTCTGACAGTGGCCGAGCGGGCCACCAGCGACCCCGCCGGGTACGAAGCGGGCCAGAGACAGCGGGCGATCGAGCGGAACATCAGGAAGTGGAAGAACCGCGAGGCCGCCGCCGTCACCCCCGAGGCGCAGCGCGCCGCCCGCGCGAAAACCCGCCAGTGGCAAGGGGCCATGCGCGACCACCTCGCCGCCCACCCCGACCTACGCCGGTTGCGGCACCGCGAGCAGCCGGGAGCCTCGAACCTCCCCGCACCGCGCACCGAAGCGACCCCGCAGCAGGTCGACGCCGCGCGAGTCTGGTCGGGCGACGACCGGTCGGTACGGGAGATGAGCGACGACCAGCTCGCCGCCGCCGAAGGCTCACGCCTGCTCGACGACCGCGCCCGCGCGAGGATCGCCGCCGAGGCCGACCGGCGCGACCTCGACGACCTGCTCGGCCGCGTACGGCCCGGCGGGCGCCTCGCCGACGACCTGCTCGCGTTCAGCGACACCGACCTCGCGCGGGCATACCCCCACCTCGACGACGGCGACACGCTGCGCGTCATGGCGGAGATGAACCGGCGCGACCTCGCCAGCCGGCTACCGGGCGTGCGCTCCGACCTGGTCGGCCTGTCCGACCACGACCTCGCCGCACGCGCGCGCGTCGCCCAGGGCGACGACCTCGCCGCCCTCGCCGCCGAGGCCGACCGGCGCGACCTGCTCGGCCGGTACTTCCCCGGCGGGAACCTCGCCGCAGACCTCGCGGACGTGGGCGACGACGCCCTCGCCTGGTGCATGCAATACGCCGACAGCGAGGAACTGCTCAGGATCGCCGCCGAGATGGACCGCCGCGACGCCGTCGCCCTACCGCCCCCGGCCGTCACCGGGAACGCGGTCGACGACCTGCTCGCCGACGGCGACGCCCTCGCCGAAGTGATGGACCCCGCACCGCCCCCGGACACGTGGGGGGCGCACGCCGAGGACGGCGAGGACAGGTTCTGGGCAGGCATCCGGGAGGCCGCCGAGAAGCTGTACGGCAAGGTCGCAGAGGTCGACGACGAGCGGCACCTCATCACCCGCCGCGAGGCCCGGCAGCTGTACGACGAGTACGTGTACCGGCAGTACCTCGCCGCCGAGGACGCCTGTAACGGCTACCTGCTCAACAAGAAGGCAGCCGCGGCGGGAATCAACCCGGCATCCTTGTTCAGCGGGCCCGCGCGCATCGCGTACGCCCGCGCCTCGGACGAACTCAAGGAGTGGTGGGCCGCCCATGGCCGGCTGACTCAAGCCGAGTTCGTCGAGCAGGTCACCGGCCGCGAACAGCGCTGGGCGTCCGGGGCCCGCAAGAACGAGACGGACCACCAGAACAAGCGGTGA
- a CDS encoding HNH endonuclease signature motif containing protein, with protein MERPTPAARFAAKVNPAGPWSLRRDCPGPCHLWDGAQNEKGYGTFWVAGRTVKAHRYAYEQHLGPIPAGLEVDHRCRRRECVAPGHLEAVTHRVNVLRSTNHVAQRAAVTHCPAGHAYDQPNTIRAKDGTRKCRACKNAAARAARARAREARLAPVAPLRPRTSRTLERAA; from the coding sequence ATGGAACGGCCCACCCCGGCCGCCCGGTTCGCCGCCAAGGTGAACCCCGCGGGCCCCTGGTCACTCCGCCGGGACTGCCCCGGCCCCTGCCACCTGTGGGACGGCGCCCAGAACGAGAAGGGTTACGGGACCTTTTGGGTCGCCGGCCGCACCGTCAAGGCCCACCGCTACGCCTACGAACAGCACCTCGGCCCGATACCCGCCGGCCTTGAGGTCGACCACCGGTGCCGCCGCCGCGAGTGCGTCGCCCCCGGCCACCTTGAGGCCGTCACGCACCGCGTGAACGTGCTCCGCTCGACCAACCACGTCGCGCAGCGAGCCGCAGTCACGCACTGCCCCGCCGGCCACGCCTACGACCAGCCGAACACCATCCGCGCGAAGGACGGAACGAGGAAGTGCCGGGCGTGCAAGAACGCCGCCGCCCGAGCCGCCCGAGCCCGCGCCCGCGAGGCCCGCCTCGCCCCCGTCGCGCCCCTACGCCCCCGCACATCCCGCACCCTCGAAAGGGCCGCATAA
- a CDS encoding mucin-2: MTWFKVDDTAHTNPKLLKAGNAALGLWVRAGAYAAQHLTEGVIPGVVAQLYGTAPQARKLVASGLWHAHGHDCTRCEQPPAGDYVMHDFLTYNPTRARVEDDRAAAAERQKRARERAAEQRNQERNPRDPSANRPRIDGDPSGENREPFANQIEFPDDIAGQGHGSHRDGEEPSRSPRPDPSRPAVPPTEVQQASYASTPAVPVNVVPLRDALTAAGIVVEWSLETADWFRLEAIVARTSVAALVDHARGQWGRARSRPRSVRYFLPGWTALPPVPAGAPTSPGAEVIPLDAARPGRVARAADMFAAALNPQENAQ; the protein is encoded by the coding sequence GTGACCTGGTTCAAAGTCGACGACACGGCGCACACGAACCCGAAGTTGCTCAAGGCCGGTAACGCGGCCCTCGGCCTGTGGGTCCGCGCGGGCGCCTACGCGGCCCAGCACCTCACCGAGGGCGTGATACCGGGCGTCGTCGCCCAGCTGTACGGCACCGCGCCCCAGGCCCGGAAGCTGGTCGCGTCCGGCCTGTGGCACGCCCACGGGCACGACTGCACCCGGTGCGAGCAGCCGCCCGCCGGCGACTACGTGATGCACGACTTCCTGACCTACAACCCGACCCGCGCCCGCGTCGAGGACGACCGCGCCGCCGCCGCCGAGCGCCAGAAACGCGCCCGCGAACGGGCCGCAGAGCAGCGGAACCAGGAGCGTAATCCGCGCGATCCGTCGGCGAATCGTCCGCGAATCGACGGCGATCCGTCGGGCGAAAATCGCGAACCGTTCGCGAATCAGATCGAGTTTCCCGACGACATCGCAGGTCAGGGCCACGGGTCACACCGTGACGGCGAGGAACCGTCACGGTCCCCCCGTCCCGACCCGTCCCGTCCCGCTGTACCTCCTACGGAGGTACAGCAAGCTAGCTACGCCTCGACCCCCGCCGTGCCGGTGAACGTGGTTCCGCTCCGCGACGCGCTCACCGCCGCCGGGATCGTCGTCGAGTGGTCCCTCGAAACGGCCGACTGGTTCCGCCTTGAGGCAATCGTCGCGAGGACATCCGTCGCCGCCCTGGTCGACCACGCCCGTGGGCAGTGGGGCCGGGCCCGTTCCCGCCCGCGCTCGGTCCGGTACTTCCTGCCCGGCTGGACCGCGCTCCCCCCGGTGCCCGCCGGGGCCCCGACCTCGCCCGGTGCCGAGGTGATCCCCCTCGACGCCGCACGGCCCGGCCGCGTAGCCCGCGCCGCCGACATGTTCGCCGCCGCCCTCAACCCCCAGGAGAACGCACAGTGA
- a CDS encoding zinc finger domain-containing protein, with protein MKREEVAALLAYAVSLDPRLAPADQAEADERLDQWADLLADVPPTAPHPDGRDWHAGHVVRHHIASSAYRLQPSDVSRPWHAFKADVLGRHTDPVPPVDPDDHQAYRAVLADTRQAIAAGQAAPSVYRELTGGSTREERNEFAAARLAALGDYMPKTVRDALADFRKTRAERERRAAAGLPDPLDVTCPYVTCRARPGQPCQQGGKRRVDRTKPHPSRLDLATAQHYAPREPAA; from the coding sequence GTGAAGCGCGAAGAAGTGGCCGCCCTGCTCGCGTACGCCGTGAGCCTCGACCCCCGCCTCGCCCCCGCCGACCAGGCCGAGGCCGACGAACGCCTCGACCAGTGGGCCGACCTGCTCGCCGACGTGCCGCCGACCGCCCCGCACCCCGACGGCCGCGACTGGCACGCCGGTCACGTCGTCCGCCACCACATCGCGAGCAGCGCCTACCGGCTCCAGCCGAGCGACGTTTCGCGCCCCTGGCACGCGTTCAAGGCCGACGTACTCGGCCGCCACACCGACCCCGTGCCGCCGGTCGACCCCGACGACCACCAGGCGTACCGCGCCGTCCTCGCCGACACCAGGCAGGCCATAGCCGCCGGGCAGGCCGCCCCGTCGGTGTACCGCGAACTGACCGGCGGAAGCACCCGCGAGGAGCGGAACGAGTTCGCCGCCGCCCGCCTCGCCGCCCTCGGCGACTACATGCCGAAGACCGTCCGCGATGCCCTCGCCGACTTCCGCAAGACGCGCGCCGAGCGCGAGCGCCGCGCCGCCGCCGGACTGCCCGACCCGCTCGACGTGACGTGCCCGTACGTGACGTGCCGCGCGCGCCCCGGCCAGCCGTGCCAGCAGGGCGGGAAGCGCCGCGTGGACCGCACCAAGCCGCACCCGTCCCGCCTCGACCTCGCCACCGCCCAGCACTACGCCCCAAGGGAGCCGGCCGCATGA
- a CDS encoding Rmf/CrpP fold protein codes for MGTREDITRAVIQGAEAGRRGDDVRTCPHPSDSLLRTAWIKGYARARPVADQE; via the coding sequence GTGGGCACACGCGAGGACATCACGCGGGCAGTCATCCAGGGAGCCGAGGCCGGGCGCCGAGGCGACGACGTGAGGACGTGCCCGCATCCGTCCGATTCCCTGCTCCGCACCGCGTGGATCAAGGGTTACGCCCGCGCCCGGCCGGTGGCCGACCAGGAGTAG
- a CDS encoding PBSX family phage terminase large subunit gives MLDLDRLPLSRKQLRSIGQATRRINVWHGSVRSGKTIASLLAFVIAVAGAGPSGLIIICGRSLQTIERNCLEPLQDRALFGPLARHIVHTRGATTATILGRTVHLIGAADARAEGRLRGLTAQLAYVDEGTLLPEGFFVQLLARLSVPGARLYLTTNPDSPRHWLKTGYLDRAADLDLASWHFKLSDNPSLSAEYVASLAAEYVGLWRRRMIDGAWVVAEGAIYDMWDEARHVVTQLPDMRRYWCGIDYGTTNPTSAILLGEGVDNRLYVAAEWRHDSRATHRSMTDAQYSTAIRAWLDGLDIVPEWTFIDPSAASFSTQMWQDGHPGLARASNEVADGIRSVSSLLAADRLLVHESCEGLLDELPGYSWNPKATERGEDAPLKVDDHSADALRYAVHSTAHEWRHLLTAPREAAP, from the coding sequence GTGCTCGACCTCGACCGTCTGCCCCTCTCCCGTAAGCAGCTGCGCAGCATCGGACAGGCCACACGCCGTATCAACGTGTGGCACGGCAGCGTTCGGAGCGGGAAGACCATCGCGAGCCTGCTCGCGTTCGTGATCGCCGTCGCCGGGGCGGGCCCGTCCGGCCTGATCATCATCTGTGGCCGGTCGCTCCAGACCATCGAACGGAACTGCCTCGAACCCCTACAGGACCGCGCCTTGTTCGGTCCCCTCGCCCGGCACATCGTGCACACCCGCGGGGCGACCACGGCGACGATCCTCGGCCGCACCGTCCACCTGATCGGCGCCGCCGACGCCCGCGCCGAGGGCCGCCTACGTGGCTTGACGGCACAACTGGCGTACGTGGACGAGGGAACCCTCTTGCCCGAGGGCTTTTTCGTGCAGCTGCTCGCCCGCTTGTCCGTACCGGGCGCGCGCCTGTACCTGACCACGAACCCCGACTCGCCCCGGCACTGGCTCAAGACCGGCTATCTCGACCGCGCCGCCGACCTCGACCTCGCGTCGTGGCACTTCAAGCTGTCCGACAACCCCTCACTAAGTGCCGAGTACGTCGCGAGCCTCGCCGCCGAGTACGTCGGACTGTGGCGCCGCCGGATGATCGACGGCGCGTGGGTCGTCGCCGAGGGCGCCATCTACGACATGTGGGACGAGGCGCGCCACGTCGTCACCCAGCTGCCGGACATGCGCCGGTACTGGTGCGGCATCGACTACGGCACCACGAACCCCACAAGCGCGATCCTGCTCGGCGAGGGCGTCGACAACCGGCTGTACGTCGCCGCCGAGTGGCGGCACGACTCCCGCGCCACCCACCGCAGCATGACCGACGCGCAGTACAGCACCGCGATTCGGGCATGGCTCGACGGCCTCGACATCGTCCCCGAGTGGACGTTCATCGACCCGAGCGCCGCCTCTTTCTCAACCCAGATGTGGCAGGACGGACACCCCGGCCTCGCCCGCGCCTCGAACGAGGTCGCCGACGGCATCCGCAGCGTGTCGAGCCTGCTCGCCGCCGACCGGCTGCTCGTACACGAGTCGTGCGAGGGACTGCTCGACGAACTGCCCGGCTACAGCTGGAACCCCAAGGCCACCGAGCGCGGAGAAGACGCGCCCCTCAAGGTGGACGACCACTCAGCCGACGCACTGCGCTACGCCGTCCACAGCACGGCGCACGAGTGGCGGCACCTGCTCACCGCGCCCAGGGAGGCCGCCCCGTGA
- a CDS encoding major capsid protein yields the protein MAVTLAQAKLNTQDDIDLMVIDEFRKSSWLLDNLTFDDVVNPAGGGATLTYGYTRLITQPTAAFRAINSEYEKTEVTRQRYTTDLKVLGGAFQIDRVLANMGPAASGEVSLQMSQKIKAANATFSDAVINGDSAVDADSFDGLDKALAGSSTELNLGTATGYDWSAVNSQVTGIAALKHLRRLYAKLDGAPTALLMNADALAALETIGDFVSQLGTLDAFGRTITTWRGVPLVDLGAKAGSNDPVIPTDAEAGTTDIYAVRLGLDGFHGISTTGGALVRQWLPDFTSAGAVKTGEVEMGPVGVALKATKAAAVLRGVKVA from the coding sequence ATGGCCGTGACCCTCGCTCAGGCGAAGCTCAACACACAGGATGACATCGACCTGATGGTCATCGACGAATTCCGCAAGTCGTCGTGGCTGCTCGACAACCTGACGTTCGACGACGTGGTCAATCCGGCGGGGGGCGGGGCGACGCTCACGTACGGGTACACCCGGCTGATCACGCAGCCCACCGCCGCGTTCCGTGCGATCAACAGCGAGTACGAGAAGACCGAGGTCACGCGCCAGCGGTACACCACGGATCTCAAGGTTCTGGGCGGCGCGTTCCAGATCGACCGCGTCCTCGCCAACATGGGCCCGGCCGCGTCCGGTGAAGTCAGCCTCCAGATGTCGCAGAAGATCAAGGCGGCGAACGCGACGTTTTCCGACGCCGTGATCAACGGCGATTCGGCGGTCGACGCCGACAGCTTCGACGGCCTCGACAAGGCCCTCGCCGGGTCGAGTACCGAACTCAACCTCGGCACTGCGACCGGCTACGACTGGTCGGCCGTCAACTCCCAGGTGACCGGCATTGCCGCGCTCAAGCACCTGCGCCGGCTGTACGCCAAGCTGGACGGCGCGCCGACCGCGCTCCTGATGAACGCCGACGCCCTCGCGGCGCTGGAGACCATCGGCGACTTCGTGTCGCAGCTGGGCACCCTCGACGCGTTCGGCCGCACGATCACCACGTGGCGCGGCGTGCCGCTGGTCGACCTCGGCGCGAAGGCGGGCAGCAACGACCCCGTGATCCCGACCGACGCCGAGGCGGGCACCACGGACATCTACGCCGTGCGCCTCGGCCTCGACGGTTTCCACGGCATCAGCACCACGGGCGGCGCCCTGGTCCGTCAGTGGCTCCCGGACTTCACCAGCGCGGGCGCCGTCAAGACGGGCGAGGTCGAGATGGGGCCGGTGGGCGTCGCGCTCAAGGCGACCAAGGCCGCCGCCGTTCTCCGTGGCGTGAAGGTGGCGTGA
- a CDS encoding helix-turn-helix domain-containing protein: MARPIDDDDREQVRTLHAQGKGRNHIAKAIRRSPSTVSKIAAGFEPPLTFDRAGEVAVATEVRRADLASRRTALALTLQSDAEQLRAQLWEPCTIGAFGGKDNVWNDTRLDRPTFQDQRAILAATGTAIEKSLKLAPVEGGEGVEQVKSMLGALGDALTRAAGDDDADEDGGADGG, from the coding sequence GTGGCTCGACCCATCGACGACGACGACCGCGAGCAGGTGCGCACCCTTCACGCCCAGGGCAAGGGCCGGAACCACATCGCGAAGGCGATCCGCCGGTCGCCCTCGACCGTGTCCAAGATCGCCGCCGGGTTCGAGCCCCCGCTCACCTTCGACCGCGCGGGCGAGGTCGCCGTCGCCACCGAGGTACGCCGGGCCGACCTCGCGTCGCGCCGGACCGCCCTCGCCCTCACCCTGCAATCCGACGCCGAGCAGCTGCGCGCGCAGCTGTGGGAGCCGTGCACCATCGGGGCGTTCGGCGGTAAGGACAACGTCTGGAACGACACCAGGCTCGACCGGCCCACCTTCCAGGACCAACGCGCCATCCTCGCGGCGACCGGCACGGCGATTGAGAAGTCGCTCAAGCTCGCGCCGGTCGAGGGCGGCGAGGGCGTCGAGCAGGTCAAAAGCATGTTGGGAGCCCTCGGCGACGCCTTGACGCGCGCAGCCGGCGACGACGACGCCGACGAGGACGGGGGCGCCGACGGGGGGTGA
- a CDS encoding single-stranded DNA-binding protein, with protein MSGDTVITFTGNLVADPELRFTPSGAAVANFRMANTPRKFNRQTNEWEDGEPVFLGVAVWRQQAEHVAESIKRGDRVIVVGRLTQRQYEATDGSKRSSYEIQADEVAPSLLRATAAVTKATGNAQRGQQPAQQAYGQQSYGQQAQGYGQQQGDPWATQGSTEPPF; from the coding sequence ATGAGTGGCGACACCGTCATCACATTCACGGGCAACCTCGTTGCCGACCCGGAACTCAGGTTCACCCCGTCCGGCGCCGCCGTCGCCAACTTCCGCATGGCCAACACCCCCCGCAAGTTCAACCGCCAGACGAACGAGTGGGAAGACGGCGAGCCGGTGTTCCTCGGCGTGGCCGTATGGCGCCAGCAGGCCGAGCACGTCGCCGAGTCCATCAAGCGCGGCGACCGCGTGATCGTCGTCGGCCGCCTCACCCAGCGCCAGTACGAAGCCACCGACGGCAGCAAGCGCAGCAGCTACGAGATACAGGCCGACGAGGTCGCCCCGTCGCTGCTCCGCGCAACCGCGGCTGTCACCAAGGCGACGGGCAACGCCCAGCGAGGCCAGCAGCCCGCCCAGCAGGCGTACGGACAGCAGTCGTACGGCCAGCAGGCCCAGGGATACGGCCAGCAGCAGGGCGACCCGTGGGCGACCCAGGGAAGCACCGAGCCCCCGTTCTGA